In Carya illinoinensis cultivar Pawnee chromosome 7, C.illinoinensisPawnee_v1, whole genome shotgun sequence, the following are encoded in one genomic region:
- the LOC122315999 gene encoding 1,4-alpha-glucan-branching enzyme 1, chloroplastic/amyloplastic-like, whose translation MGSLGFLHSPALGSLQLHSSSKPSRKNQHVVKQLVRAARGSQKLLERQTFLSASRIAIHRRVQHGTMISAVVTDDSSTMTSTEEDADNIGILGIDPGLESFKDHFEYRMKRYVDQKALLEKHEGGLEEFARGYLKFGFNREEGGIVYREWAPAVQEAQLVGDFNGWNGANHKMEKNQFGVWSIRLPDSGGNPAIPHNSRVKFRFQHRDGVWVDRIPAWIKYATVDPTRFGAPYDGVYWDPPPAERYQFMYPRPPNPKAPRIYEAHVGMSSSEPRINSYREFADEILPRIRANNYNTVQLMAVMEHSYYASFGYHVTNFFAASSRSGTPEDLKYLIDKAHSLGLRVLMDIVHSHASNNVTDGLNGFDVGQSSQESYFHNGDRGYHKSWDSRLFNYANWEVLRFLLSNLQWWLEEFRFDGFRFDGVTSMLYHHHGINMAFTGNYNEYFSEATDVDAVVYLMLANTLIHNILPDATVIAEDVSGMPGLGRPVSEGGTGFDYRLAMAIPDKWIDYLKNKSDEDWSMKEISSSLTNRRYTEKCIAYAESHDQAIVGDKTIAFLLMDEEMYSGMSCLTEPSPTVERGLALHKMVHFITMALGGEGYLNFMGNEYGHPEWIDFPREGNGWSYEKCRRQWNLVDAEHLRYQFMNAFDRAMNFLDDKFSFLESTKQIVSSADEEDKVIVFERGDLVFVFNFHPENTYDGYKVGCDLPGKYRVALDSDAREFGGHGRVGHDVDHFTSPEGIPGVPETNFNNRPNSFKVLSPPRTCVVYYRAEESEESNAADLVDLDKISAAEVVGKQESFEAAAPVEDGNPITSKVKGLEAEEKAKIKDLGAEKIGEADIE comes from the exons ATGGGCTCTCTAGGTTTTCTCCACTCACCTGCTCTTGGGTCTTTACAACTTCATTCCTCAAGCAAG CCTTCAAGAAAGAACCAACATGTTGTCAAACAGCTAGTTAGAGCCGCCAGGGGGTCTCAAAAATTGCTTGAACGCCAAACCTTTCTTTCTGCATCAAGAATTGCAATACACAGGAGG GTACAGCACGGTACCATGATCTCAGCTGTTGTAACAGATGACAGCTCGACAATGACATCAACTGAGGAAGACGCAGACAATATTGGTATCTTGGGCATTGATCCAGGCCTGGAATCATTTAAGGACCACTTTGAATATAGAATGAAGAGATATGTTGATCAGAAGGCACTTCTCGAGAAACATGAAGGAGGTCTCGAGGAATTTGCACGAG GTTATCTTAAGTTTGGATTTAACAGAGAAGAAGGTGGAATTGTGTACCGTGAGTGGGCTCCTGCTGTTCA AGAAGCACAACTTGTTGGGGACTTTAATGGATGGAATGGTGCCAACCACAAAATGGAAAAGAATCAATTTGGTGTTTGGAGTATAAGACTTCCTGATTCTGGTGGAAACCCAGCAATTCCCCACAATTCAAGAGTCAAGTTCCGATTCCAGCATCGTGATGGAGTTTGGGTTGATCGCATCCCTGCTTGGATTAAATATGCCACTGTTGACCCTACAAGATTTGGAGCACCATATGATGGTGTGTATTGGGATCCACCTCCTGCAGAAAG GTATCAGTTTATGTATCCCCGTCCTCCAAATCCCAAGGCCCCACGAATATATGAAGCTCATGTCGGAATGAGTAGCTCAGAACCCCGCATTAATTCATATAGAGAATTTGCTGATGAGATTCTGCCTCGTATTCGAGCAAATAACTATAACACAGTCCAGTTGATGGCTGTGATGGAGCACTCCTATTATGCATCATTTGGGTATCATGTTACGAACTTTTTCGCTGCAAGCAGTAGATCCGGGACTCCTGAGGACCTGAAGTATTTAATTGATAAGGCCCATAGCTTAGGCCTACGAGTATTGATGGATATTGTTCACAGTCATGCAAGTAACAATGTGACTGATGGCCTCAATGGCTTTGATGTTGGCCAAAGCTCCCAGGAGTCCTACTTCCACAACGGAGATCGTGGTTACCATAAGTCATGGGATAGCAGGCTCTTTAACTATGCCAATTGGGAAGTTCTTCGCTTCCTTTTATCCAACTTACAGTGGTGGCTTGAAGAGTTTAGATTTGATGGCTTTAGATTCGATGGAGTAACTTCAATGTTGTATCATCACCATGGAATAAACATGGCATTTACGGGGAATTATAACGAGTATTTTAGTGAGGCAACAGATGTCGATGCTGTTGTTTATCTGATGCTGGCCAACACtctgattcataatattttgccTGATGCAACTGTCATAGCTGAAGATGTTTCTGGTATGCCAGGGCTTGGTCGGCCTGTCTCTGAGGGGGGAACTGGTTTTGATTACCGCCTGGCAATGGCGATTCCTGACAAGTGGATTGATTACTTGAAGAACAAATCAGATGAAGATTGGTCAATGAAGGAAATATCCTCGAGTTTGACTAATAGAAGATACACTGAGAAGTGTATAGCTTATGCTGAAAGCCATGATCAG GCCATTGTAGGAGACAAGACAATAGCATTTCTCCTAATGGATGAAGAAATGTATTCTGGCATGTCATGCTTAACCGAGCCTTCTCCTACTGTTGAGCGAGGGCTTGCACTTCACAAG ATGGTACATTTTATAACTATGGCACTAGGAGGTGAGGGCTACCTTAATTTCATGGGGAACGAG TATGGTCATCCTGAATGGATTGACTTCCCAAGAGAAGGCAATGGGTGGAGCTATGAAAAATGCAGACGGCAATGGAATCTAGTGGATGCAGAGCACTTGAGATATCAG TTCATGAATGCATTTGACAGAGCTATGAATTTCCTTGATGATAAGTTTTCATTTCTGGAGTCAACAAAACAGATTGTGAGCAGCGCAGATGAAGAAGACAAG GTTATCGTCTTTGAGCGTGGAGATCTGGTTTTTGTGTTCAATTTTCATCCAGAGAATACATATGATGG GTACAAAGTTGGGTGCGACTTGCCTGGGAAGTATAGAGTTGCACTAGATAGTGATGCTCGGGAATTTGGTGGACATGGAAGA GTGGGCCATGATGTTGACCATTTCACATCTCCTGAAGGGATCCCCGGAGTGCCAGAAACGAATTTTAATAATCGTCCCAATTCCTTCAAAGTACTCTCACCACCTCGAACATGTGTG gtTTATTATAGAGCGGAAGAAAGTGAAGAAAGCAATGCTGCTGATTTGGTGGACCTGGACAAGATATCAGCAGCGGAGGTTGTGGGTAAGCAGGAAAGTTTTGAAGCAGCTGCTCCTGTGGAAGATGGGAATCCCATTACAAGCAAGGTAAAAGGCTTGGAAGCAGAAGAGAAGGCCAAGATAAAAGACTTAGGAGCAGAAAAGATCGGAGAAGCGGACATCGAATGA
- the LOC122314709 gene encoding dolichol-phosphate mannosyltransferase subunit 1 — MECKNKYSIIIPTYNERLNIALIVYLVFKHLRDVDFEIIVVDDGSPDGTQEIVKQLQQVYGEDRILLRARPKKLGLGTAYSHGLKHASGNFVVIMDADLSHHPKYLPSFIKKQLETGASIVTGTRYVKYGGVHGWNLMRKLTSRGANVLAQTLLWPSVSDLTGSFRLYRKSVLEDLISSCVSKGYVFQMEMIVRASRKGYHIEEVPITFVDRVYGSSKLGGSEIVEYLKGLVYLLVTT; from the exons ATGGAATGCAAGAACAAGTACAGCATAATCATCCCGACTTACAACGAGCGCCTCAACATCGCTCTCATCGTCTACCTCGTCTTCAAGCATCTCCG GGATGTTGATTTCGAAATAATTGTTGTGGACGATGGGAGTCCAGATGGGACTCAAGAAATCGTAAAACAATTGCAGCAAGTGTATGGGGAAGATCGCATT CTGTTGAGAGCTAGACCCAAGAAGCTTGGGTTAG GAACTGCTTACTCTCATGGCCTGAAGCATGCATCTGGAAATTTTGTTGTGATCATGGATGCTGATCTATCGCACCAT CCAAAGTATTTGCCGAGTTTCATCAA GAAGCAGTTGGAGACTGGTGCAAGTATAGTTACTGGAACCCGCTATGTTAAATATGGTGGTGTACATGGATGGAACCTTATGCGCAAGCTAACAAGTAGGGGAGCAAATGTTCTGGCACAAACACTTCTATGGCCCAGTGTATCGGACTTGACTGGATCCTTCCG GCTTTACAGGAAGTCCGTTCTTGAAGATCTCATTAGTTCCTGTGTTAGCAAGGGATATGTCTTTCAAATGGAGATGATTGTTCGGGCTTCTAGAAAAGGTTACCATATTGAAGAG GTCCCAATTACATTTGTTGATAGAGTATATGGTAGTTCAAAGCTTGGAGGATCTGAAATTGTAGAATATCTAAAAGGCCTTGTATATTTGTTGGTAACCACATAA
- the LOC122315565 gene encoding small nuclear ribonucleoprotein SmD3b, with product MSRSLGIPVKLLHEASGHVVTVELKSGELYRGSMIECEDNWNCQLENITYTAKDGKVSQLEHVFIRGSKVRFMVIPDMLKNAPMFKRLDARIKGKGAALGVGRGRAVAMRAKAQAAGRGAAPGRGIVPPVRR from the exons aTGAGCAGGAGCTTGGGGATACCGGTGAAGCTACTACACGAGGCCTCCGGGCACGTGGTGACGGTGGAGCTCAAGAGCGGAGAGCTCTACAGAGGTAGCATGATCGAGTGCGAAGACAACTGGAACTGCCAGCTCGAGAACATTACCTATACTGCTAAG GATGGGAAGGTCTCACAACTTGAGCATGTCTTTATTCGAGGCAGCAAAGTCAG GTTCATGGTCATACCGGACATGCTGAAGAATGCTCCAATGTTCAAGCGTCTGGATGCCAGGATCAAG GGTAAGGGTGCGGCACTTGGAGTTGGCAGGGGTAGAGCGGTTGCTATGCGGGCTAAG GCTCAGGCTGCTGGACGTGGAGCAGCACCTGGTAGGGGCATTGTACCACCCGTTCGGAGGTAA